Proteins encoded within one genomic window of Halocatena marina:
- a CDS encoding long-chain fatty acid--CoA ligase produces the protein MLGWREAEQKRRNEDDPVLEMSTIGRLFEGSTSRNRNQEAQLYKGGVYDRSLVSEGVIDPSPPERYSSITYNVMQHIVHNLAAGFRDLGIEPGDRVGIFSSTRMEWAQVDFALQVCGAVVTTVYAGSSPEQAQYLLDDPNATAVIVENETLLERVMAVEDELDLSFIASIDELTLYDDREDITTLGKVHKRGEEISWPLKLERWLSSRDVDDLASIIYTSGTTGKPKGVELTHRQFRSNVNQIRKRLGPRPDKPDDLPVFDPSMTSVSFLPLAHVFERTAGHYLMFASGVSVAYAESADTVANDLGIVQPDLATSVPRVYERIYDSMQEQAGESPIKKRIFDWAVGIAREEARSDTHGRIHRIKHSIADRLVYSNVKEQLGGNIDMFISGGGSLSKDLAELFMGMGLPIAEGYGLTEAAPVVSVNPIEDIRPGTLGPPLTGIDVTFDDTSIDDERKRRASGKIGELLVRGPNVTEKYWNNPEATEKAFTGDWIHTGDIVEQTSDGYLIFHDRLKQILVLSTGKNVTPVPIEDAFSTSNRVEQIMVIGDNEKFVSALIVPNFDAIERWRGEKSISLPESRAAICQNDRVGEWILEDVNTINEQFEAEEQIKMFELVPEEWTPENDMLTPSMKKKRRNILEKYAGQVDRIYERAG, from the coding sequence ATGTTGGGCTGGCGTGAGGCAGAACAAAAACGCAGAAATGAGGACGACCCAGTCCTTGAGATGTCTACAATCGGCCGGTTATTCGAAGGAAGCACCAGCCGTAATCGCAATCAAGAGGCCCAACTCTACAAGGGAGGCGTGTACGATCGCTCATTAGTGTCAGAGGGTGTGATTGATCCCTCACCTCCCGAACGATATTCATCGATTACCTACAACGTGATGCAGCACATCGTTCACAATCTCGCGGCGGGATTCCGTGATCTTGGCATTGAGCCGGGGGATCGGGTCGGTATTTTTTCGAGTACGCGTATGGAATGGGCGCAGGTCGACTTTGCACTGCAGGTCTGTGGTGCCGTTGTGACGACAGTGTACGCTGGTTCTTCCCCAGAGCAGGCACAGTATCTTCTCGACGATCCTAACGCCACAGCGGTTATTGTCGAAAACGAGACGCTCTTAGAGCGCGTGATGGCTGTCGAAGACGAACTTGATCTCTCATTTATCGCATCGATAGATGAGCTCACTCTGTATGATGACAGAGAAGACATCACCACTCTTGGAAAGGTTCACAAAAGAGGCGAAGAGATCTCGTGGCCGCTGAAGCTCGAACGGTGGCTTAGCTCACGGGATGTCGACGATCTTGCGAGCATTATCTACACGTCCGGAACGACAGGCAAACCGAAAGGCGTCGAGCTCACGCACCGGCAGTTCAGATCGAACGTCAACCAAATCAGAAAGCGTCTCGGGCCACGACCAGACAAACCGGATGATCTGCCCGTCTTCGACCCAAGCATGACATCGGTCTCGTTTCTGCCATTAGCTCACGTGTTCGAACGCACTGCCGGTCATTATCTCATGTTTGCATCCGGGGTGTCTGTTGCGTATGCCGAATCGGCTGACACTGTAGCCAACGACCTCGGTATCGTTCAACCGGATCTAGCAACGAGCGTTCCCCGGGTCTACGAACGTATCTACGATAGCATGCAAGAGCAGGCGGGTGAATCTCCGATCAAAAAACGGATCTTCGATTGGGCGGTCGGTATTGCCCGCGAAGAAGCCCGATCCGATACCCATGGGCGTATTCACCGAATCAAGCACTCGATTGCCGATCGATTGGTGTACAGCAACGTGAAAGAGCAGCTGGGCGGGAATATCGACATGTTCATCAGTGGTGGGGGAAGCCTCTCGAAAGATCTCGCTGAACTGTTCATGGGAATGGGTCTCCCAATCGCAGAGGGATACGGCCTCACCGAAGCCGCTCCTGTCGTGAGTGTGAATCCAATCGAAGATATCCGTCCCGGGACACTCGGACCGCCGTTGACCGGAATAGATGTCACGTTCGATGATACCTCGATCGATGATGAACGAAAGCGCCGTGCCTCGGGTAAAATCGGGGAGTTGCTGGTTCGTGGACCGAATGTGACGGAGAAGTATTGGAATAATCCAGAAGCCACAGAGAAAGCGTTCACCGGCGACTGGATTCACACAGGAGACATCGTCGAACAGACAAGTGACGGCTACCTCATCTTCCACGATCGACTCAAACAGATTCTTGTTCTTTCGACCGGGAAGAATGTCACGCCTGTCCCGATTGAGGATGCCTTCTCCACCAGTAATCGAGTTGAGCAGATCATGGTCATTGGGGACAACGAGAAGTTCGTCAGCGCGCTCATAGTCCCGAATTTCGACGCGATCGAACGGTGGAGAGGAGAAAAGAGCATTTCCCTGCCCGAAAGTCGTGCTGCTATCTGTCAGAACGATCGCGTTGGTGAGTGGATTCTCGAAGATGTCAATACGATCAACGAGCAGTTCGAAGCCGAAGAGCAGATCAAGATGTTCGAACTCGTTCCCGAGGAATGGACACCCGAAAATGATATGCTTACACCATCAATGAAGAAAAAGCGCAGAAATATTCTCGAAAAGTACGCGGGACAGGTCGATCGGATATACGAAAGGGCCGGATAA
- a CDS encoding helix-turn-helix transcriptional regulator: protein MINHSVHPCPDLRGFQRDLLVVLARDDAQYGLELKSDLETRWDTKISRSRLYSNVNDLIERGLIEKAELTGRANHYAITDRGEQLINAYSTWITESLDQTNG from the coding sequence ATGATAAACCACTCGGTTCATCCGTGTCCCGATCTGCGAGGATTTCAGCGCGATTTGCTCGTCGTGTTGGCACGCGACGACGCACAGTACGGGCTCGAACTCAAATCAGATCTTGAGACACGCTGGGACACCAAAATTTCTCGTAGCAGACTCTACTCGAATGTGAATGATTTGATCGAACGAGGACTGATCGAAAAAGCAGAGCTCACTGGGAGGGCAAATCATTATGCAATCACTGACCGTGGAGAGCAACTGATCAACGCATATTCTACGTGGATCACAGAGAGTTTGGATCAAACAAACGGCTGA
- a CDS encoding bifunctional UDP-sugar hydrolase/5'-nucleotidase: MTLRILHYADLEDTYDDPKRIGMFAGLIDVLRDENTVIVGAGDNIAPSGLGLLTDGHQAIELFTRIEPDIDTVGNHDFDYGLETLFSVINSAPQRWICANAYAHGKRFGRNAGIVPWTVIERAGYRLGLFGLAHPNTDMSSPEARSLSFTDPIAAAKEAVKALKNEAVDLIICVSHLGKSKGRSFSDDDDLARAVDIDVILGGHEHGAPRIDRLAETLLVRTTGEGKDLSELRFTGEWTVKHHPVTHCTIDRTIERRFHELHERAGLNEVVATISDPIVQSTETRYLGESRLGNAITDAYRWKTNSDVGLQHSSGIRGTTLQGVVEVADLVSLLPFDMAVVRTTVSGTTLYNMLASGGEIVYPSNPNYWHLHVSGCTVTFDDTQRRVKEATVGGVAVDPSTQYTVAAPENFFCSFDCPSNEAQSFGRQHEVLAEYVRENGLDPELEGRIKRT; the protein is encoded by the coding sequence ATGACGCTTCGAATCCTCCATTATGCAGATCTCGAAGATACGTACGACGATCCGAAACGCATTGGAATGTTTGCCGGTCTGATCGACGTCTTGCGCGATGAGAACACTGTAATCGTTGGGGCCGGTGATAACATTGCTCCCAGCGGACTCGGACTCCTCACAGATGGTCATCAGGCTATCGAATTGTTCACCAGGATCGAGCCGGACATCGATACCGTTGGAAACCACGACTTCGATTATGGACTGGAGACACTCTTTTCTGTCATCAATAGTGCTCCCCAACGTTGGATCTGCGCGAACGCCTATGCGCACGGAAAGCGTTTCGGCCGGAATGCTGGAATCGTTCCGTGGACAGTTATCGAACGAGCTGGTTATCGTCTCGGGCTGTTCGGACTCGCTCATCCAAACACAGATATGAGTTCGCCCGAGGCACGATCGTTGTCGTTCACCGATCCGATCGCGGCAGCCAAGGAGGCCGTCAAAGCCCTCAAAAACGAGGCAGTCGATCTGATCATCTGTGTCTCTCACCTCGGTAAATCGAAAGGACGCTCGTTCAGCGACGACGATGATCTCGCCCGAGCAGTCGATATCGACGTGATCCTCGGTGGACACGAACACGGTGCCCCACGAATCGATCGACTAGCCGAGACATTACTCGTGCGAACAACTGGTGAAGGAAAAGATCTCTCTGAACTGCGCTTTACTGGCGAATGGACTGTCAAGCATCATCCGGTCACTCATTGCACGATCGATCGGACTATCGAACGGCGGTTTCACGAGCTGCACGAACGCGCTGGATTGAACGAAGTCGTCGCCACGATATCTGATCCAATCGTTCAATCGACAGAGACTCGGTATCTGGGTGAGTCACGGCTTGGAAACGCCATTACCGATGCATACCGGTGGAAGACGAACAGCGATGTTGGGTTACAACACAGCTCGGGAATACGGGGAACAACGCTTCAGGGAGTTGTGGAAGTGGCTGATCTCGTGAGTCTATTGCCGTTCGATATGGCTGTCGTGCGGACAACAGTATCCGGTACGACGCTGTACAACATGCTCGCCTCCGGAGGTGAGATCGTCTATCCCTCGAATCCGAACTATTGGCACCTTCACGTGAGCGGCTGTACAGTCACGTTCGACGATACTCAGCGACGAGTGAAAGAAGCCACAGTCGGTGGCGTTGCAGTTGATCCCTCGACTCAGTATACCGTTGCAGCCCCCGAAAATTTCTTTTGTTCGTTCGACTGCCCTTCAAACGAAGCACAATCGTTTGGGCGACAGCACGAAGTACTCGCGGAATACGTCCGAGAAAACGGACTCGACCCAGAACTCGAAGGTCGAATCAAACGGACGTAG
- a CDS encoding alcohol dehydrogenase catalytic domain-containing protein translates to MSLRDSTVHEVGQPVYVNGSKDIEFREHPVPEPGADAVVTKVERTNVCDSELHVWRGDHPLSNYILGHKAIYRVSNLGEKVDTDGVGQQISEGDLFAPRDFQTCQQ, encoded by the coding sequence ATGAGCCTGCGTGACTCGACTGTCCACGAGGTCGGGCAGCCGGTCTACGTTAATGGGTCGAAAGATATCGAATTCCGAGAACACCCCGTTCCGGAACCAGGGGCAGACGCTGTTGTTACTAAAGTCGAGCGAACGAACGTCTGTGACTCAGAGTTACACGTGTGGCGTGGCGATCACCCGTTGAGCAACTACATCCTCGGTCACAAAGCAATCTATCGAGTGAGCAACCTCGGTGAGAAGGTCGATACAGACGGTGTTGGTCAGCAAATCTCTGAGGGCGATCTTTTCGCGCCGAGGGACTTCCAAACGTGCCAACAGTGA
- a CDS encoding PadR family transcriptional regulator codes for MSTTVSGDSKSSIAPELTAFQQRILAILAEEARYGLAIKRELEQYYGSEVNHGRLYPNLDDLVEMGLVEKSELDKRTNEYALTEDGHDAIITQLSWVFSRFITDDSRAEEIKDLVTAQQ; via the coding sequence ATGTCGACGACAGTGTCAGGCGACAGCAAATCAAGTATCGCACCAGAACTCACCGCCTTCCAACAGCGCATCCTCGCCATCCTCGCCGAAGAGGCGCGCTACGGCCTCGCCATCAAACGCGAACTCGAACAGTACTACGGCTCGGAGGTCAACCATGGCCGACTCTACCCCAACCTCGACGATCTCGTCGAGATGGGCCTCGTCGAGAAAAGCGAACTCGATAAGCGAACCAACGAGTACGCGCTCACCGAGGACGGCCACGACGCCATCATCACCCAGCTCTCGTGGGTCTTCTCGCGCTTCATCACCGACGACAGCCGCGCCGAAGAAATCAAAGACCTCGTCACCGCCCAGCAGTAA
- a CDS encoding carboxypeptidase M32 has product MATRQDKSTDAYEALLDRYQRLAYVQDSSMVLSWDQQVMMPEGGTPARAKQLAALSAVVHDLITADEFEAALREAEDTLEALDEDQTAVVREIHRKYDRQENVPNDLVATLAETKTESQSIWKDAKADDSFTEFAPSLKKLKRLHVKRAKHINPDKPPYEVLYEDSEPYLPLEQVEHIFERLKDKLIPLIDRIRSEGHTLPDPFAGRSYDKESQRALSAAALDHIDYDRMHGRLDTSPHPFTSGNQFDARITTRYKEGDPLDALMATVHEYGHASYMLGLPRDEYGTPLGESLSSGVHESQSRFWENHVARTKPFWELFTPVLTDHLSVEDLAAEDAYAAANRIYPNNHIRVEADELTYHLHIILRCEIDRAFLEGDISVDEIPEMWNQKMETYLGVTPPTDRKGCLQDIHWSSRFAAFQAYTIGSVLAAQLDAVMREEIDDVDHKIRNGEFGPLREWMEKNVHSHGRKYPTDALIEEATGEPLTADYFLNYVDEKFTDLYNL; this is encoded by the coding sequence ATGGCAACTCGACAGGATAAATCAACCGACGCTTACGAGGCGTTACTCGACCGATATCAGCGGCTGGCGTACGTACAGGACAGTTCGATGGTTCTCTCGTGGGACCAGCAAGTGATGATGCCCGAAGGCGGGACGCCCGCTCGGGCCAAGCAACTCGCTGCCCTCTCGGCAGTGGTTCATGATCTCATCACTGCCGATGAGTTCGAAGCCGCGCTTCGGGAAGCTGAGGACACACTTGAAGCACTCGATGAGGACCAGACAGCAGTGGTGCGGGAGATTCATCGGAAATACGACCGTCAGGAGAACGTTCCTAACGACCTCGTTGCGACACTCGCAGAAACGAAGACAGAGAGTCAGAGCATTTGGAAGGATGCGAAGGCTGACGACAGCTTCACTGAATTCGCTCCGTCCTTAAAAAAGTTGAAAAGATTACACGTAAAGCGAGCCAAACACATCAATCCCGACAAACCGCCCTATGAAGTGTTGTACGAAGACAGCGAGCCGTATCTTCCACTGGAACAAGTGGAACACATTTTCGAGCGCCTCAAAGACAAACTCATTCCGCTCATTGATCGGATCAGATCGGAAGGACACACTCTCCCGGATCCGTTCGCGGGCAGATCTTACGACAAGGAAAGTCAGCGGGCGCTTTCGGCGGCTGCACTCGACCACATCGATTACGACCGAATGCACGGTCGGCTTGATACGTCCCCACATCCATTCACCTCCGGCAACCAGTTCGACGCTCGGATCACCACCCGGTACAAAGAAGGCGATCCACTGGACGCATTAATGGCCACCGTTCACGAATATGGACACGCGAGCTACATGCTTGGACTTCCTCGCGACGAATACGGGACGCCGCTCGGCGAGTCACTCTCCTCGGGTGTCCACGAATCACAGTCGCGATTCTGGGAGAATCACGTCGCTCGGACGAAACCGTTCTGGGAGCTATTCACTCCAGTCTTGACAGACCATCTTTCAGTCGAGGATCTTGCCGCCGAAGATGCCTATGCCGCGGCTAACCGGATCTATCCGAATAATCACATCCGTGTCGAAGCCGACGAACTCACCTATCATCTCCACATCATCCTCCGATGTGAAATTGACCGTGCGTTCCTCGAAGGAGACATTTCGGTCGACGAAATTCCCGAGATGTGGAACCAGAAGATGGAGACATATCTCGGCGTGACGCCACCGACCGACCGGAAGGGCTGTCTACAAGATATCCACTGGTCGAGCCGATTTGCCGCCTTTCAGGCGTACACAATCGGATCTGTGCTGGCAGCGCAGTTAGATGCTGTGATGCGCGAAGAGATCGACGATGTCGATCACAAGATCCGTAACGGTGAGTTCGGACCACTACGCGAGTGGATGGAGAAAAACGTCCACAGCCACGGTCGGAAGTATCCGACCGACGCATTAATCGAGGAAGCCACTGGCGAGCCTTTGACTGCTGACTACTTCCTCAATTACGTGGACGAGAAATTCACCGACCTCTACAACCTCTGA
- a CDS encoding CBS domain-containing protein — translation MSTPLETVSADTPLVTAAEKMREKNISALLVTTAPPSIVTSTDILEAVAQGMDTSQVAVADVMTESVETVPPNLQLREAAAMMENFRISHLPVATDDYIGMISSTDITAYLS, via the coding sequence ATGTCGACTCCGCTCGAGACGGTCTCGGCGGATACACCGTTGGTCACAGCAGCAGAGAAAATGCGCGAGAAAAACATTAGCGCATTGCTCGTGACGACTGCGCCGCCGTCGATCGTCACCAGTACAGATATCCTCGAAGCAGTCGCTCAGGGGATGGATACGTCACAGGTAGCGGTTGCGGATGTGATGACCGAATCCGTCGAGACAGTACCGCCGAATCTGCAACTCAGAGAAGCAGCGGCGATGATGGAGAACTTCCGCATTAGTCATCTTCCGGTCGCCACGGACGATTACATCGGAATGATATCATCGACAGATATCACCGCTTATCTGTCGTAG